The following coding sequences are from one Methanobrevibacter arboriphilus JCM 13429 = DSM 1125 window:
- a CDS encoding DUF126 domain-containing protein — translation MVIKCRTISKGKARGELIVSNELLSFLGGVNPNTGEVIDSNHELKGKFIKDKILFIPGGKGSTVGSYVIFQMKKNNVAPRAIICLNAEPIIATGAIISDIPMVDLPESTEGLVNGVKVEVNGEDGEITIL, via the coding sequence ATGGTTATTAAATGTAGAACTATTTCAAAAGGAAAAGCTAGAGGAGAATTAATTGTAAGTAATGAATTACTTAGCTTTTTAGGGGGAGTCAATCCTAATACTGGTGAAGTTATCGATTCTAATCATGAATTAAAAGGAAAATTTATAAAAGATAAAATACTTTTCATTCCTGGTGGAAAAGGATCTACTGTTGGTTCTTATGTTATTTTTCAAATGAAGAAGAATAATGTTGCTCCTCGTGCTATTATTTGTTTAAATGCTGAACCTATAATAGCTACTGGTGCTATAATTTCTGATATTCCAATGGTTGATTTGCCAGAATCTACTGAAGGGCTTGTGAATGGTGTTAAAGTCGAAGTTAATGGTGAAGATGGAGAAATTACTATATTATAA